The Cytobacillus sp. NJ13 sequence GTTCTCATAAAGATGTCTTCGTAGGGATTTTACGGACATTCCATCTATGCCGTGACTCCCTTTGTTCTTCTCCACACGTTTAAGTGCTTCTATTAAGTTTTCCCGTGACAGAATCAGATCCATTAACATGTGATATTTCCTTTCGACGTGAACGTAGAAATCTAATTATGTTATTCCTGCTCCACCCTCATGAAGTCCCCTGTGGATTCACCACTTCCTCCTTCAAGTAAGTCCTTTCGGATTGTCTGCTTCTACACAGGAATTGTATGCCTAGTTTCTCGTTCTTCCTAATTGTTCAGTCCTTCCCTTACCGTCTCGAGTTGGTAAGGTACTATGACCTCTGCTGACTTCTGATTGTTCAGCTATCTATCATTAGATAGGTTACCAAGTGTACTTGGCGTTTCAATCAGACCTCCCCGGGTAAGAGTACAGTCTTTCCCTCCATCTATCTGCTCCATTTACTCTGTACCACCTTCGGCAGTAAGGATTTCGTTTTGATGTGCAAACTCATCCAATGGTACCTAGCCTTATATGAAGTTCGTGTTCCTCAGACCGGAGGTTTGCCGCTCGCTTCCTTCAGATTCCGCGTCACCGCGGACACCCTTGCGTTAAGCTAACCACTACTACTGCCTTCATGGCTCGGGACTTGCACCCTATAGACTGCACCCATGCCGGGCGCACACAAAAACGGGTACCTATATCAGGCACCCGTTTTATATTATCGCAGGACAATCAGAAGGAAAAGACACTCGCTGATTGATTATTGAAACTTGTTCTTAAGAGCTTTTTCTACAGTGTCAGGAACCAGTTCTGATATGTCCCCATTATATTTTGCCACTTCTTTCACAATGCTTGAACTTAAGAACGAATACTGATTATTAGTCATGATAAAAAATGTTTCCACTTCATCATTTAAGACTCTGTTCATGGATGTTATCTGCATTTCATATTCAAAATCAGAAACAGCCCGCAAGCCTCGGATGACAGCATTCGCATTAACAGATTTTGCATAATCCATCAGCAGCCCCTGAAACGAATCAACTTTAACATTTTTAAGATCCCTTGTAACTTCTTCTATCAGCTGAATTCTTTCTTCAACAGTAAAAAGAGGTTTTTTTGAAGAGTTATTCAACACAACTACATAAACCTGTTCAAATACCTTTGCCGCTCTCTTAATAATATCCAGATGGCCATAAGTTATTGGATCGAAGCTGCCTGGACAAACCGCAATGCCGCCCATTGATATCCCCCTGTCATGTTCTTATTATGTATCGTTTTCCATAAGCATTCTAAGTATGTATTATTCTGCCCAGCTGTAGATAGAGATAGATATTATCCCGTAATTTTCATGTTTCCGCTGAACCAGTCTTCCGAATGTATCAGGGAGTTCTACATCAGAACCATGTTCGCACAGAATCGTTCCCTGACCCGAAAGCAAATCATTCTCATCAATTACCTTCAGAAGCTTAAGAAGCTGCTGCTTGCGGTAAGGCGGATCAAGAAATATATAATCGAAAACCAGATCTCTTTTTAATATTGCCTTAATGGCACGATCCGCATCATTTCGATACACTTCCACCTTTTCTTCAAAACCGCATGTCCGAATATTTTCATGGATGGTTTGGATGGCCTTTCCGTCCCTATCGACAAAAATGACCTTGTCTGCTCCTCTGCTGAGGGCTTCGATGCCAAGACCGCCGCTGCCCGCAAATAGATCAAGGCCAAGGCCCCCGTCAAAATACGGCCCAATTATATTAAAGATAGCTTCTTTTACTTTATCAGTCGTCGGACGGGTTGAACTGCCCGGAACAGCTTTCAATATCTTCCCTTTTCTTGTTCCTGATACCACTCGCATACTATCACCGCTAACCTGCAAAATTTTAATTTTCCTGCCTGTTCAGATGGGAAAACTGCTTTTTTCTATCCTATCCTACCATATCTTACAATTGGTAGCCACCCGGCAAATTGTAAGCGGAATCATCAGCTGGAAAAAAATATAGTATGAAGTGTATATCCATAAGGATTGTGGAAATAATGTAATTAACAGCATCTATTCGAGGATGTTGTTGCCAACCGCGGAGAAGACTTACGTTTCCCCATAAGTTCTTCCTCCGGTTTCTCCTCTCCCTTTGCCTTCTATCCTGAAAAGGATATAGAAGGACCCTGCAGTTATCTGCAGGGCTTTTTATTTTGATTTAGTCCGGTTCAGCTTTCAGCTGAATCTCTCTTTCTCCTTCTTCAGCAGTCACTCCGAAGAGTGATTTAAACCATTGGATTTCCATAAATACGGTTCCGTTTTGATTGGTTAATGGATTTTCAAGCAGTCCATAGTCTTCTTCATTATAAATGAAAACATTTTTATTTAAGTAAAACCGATAACTGTTATTCCCTTTTGACAAAAGCATCGTTTCCTCACTGGATAGGATCTTAACTTCAAATCCTAATGCCTTCATCGTAGCTGCAAATGGAAGAAGCCTCTTTCCATCCCTATAGATTAAATCAATGCTTGCTTTCTCAGCACCAGACACCAATAGCTTTTTTTCTTTCTGGAAATACAGAGGAACAAATGGAGCATCGCTTTTGGTATTCATCGTGAAAAAATGTGTGTTAAGACCTTTCACATCACTTAAGAGCTTGTCCAGCTTTTCTGCATTCAGAGAATTCACCTTTATTACTTGCATAAGAAAGGCTTTCAGCTCATCTTCGGTTAACTCGCCCTGCAGTTCCTGCAGGACCGCGCTTCCTTTCGAAGAACTGGGTTTCATATCTAATAAGCCTGCTGTGAAAACATCGATTACCCAGGTTTGAGAGTCCTCTGAAAACTTTCTTTGAAACAGTATAGTAATAAGATTTTTTTCCAGCTGTGCAATCTTAGTGCGAGGAGAGGTAATAAGGATATTTTCATCTTTATATTCAGGGTATTGATCAGTAAAGATAATCGTCAAGAATGGCAAATCTCCAATCTCATTTAGTTTCTTGAAATTGAAGCTGGCTGCCTGGATTTCTTCTGAGTATACCTCTGCGTTGTTAATATCTTTCTTCAACAGCGGTTTTTGCTGCCAGTAAAGAGTTGGAACATTCCCTTTGCCCTCGAAATAATAATAATTGATATGATCTAATTTCTTTCGGGCTTTTAGCCGGATTCCCGCAGCCCACGAACCCTCTCTTTTGAAAGAATCCGAAATAGTTATGGACAAGCCTTCAGCCTTTTGGCCGGGAAATTTCACAAACCAATCAGTTAACAATAATGCTTTATTTCTTTCATTTATCGGTACAGTATACTCAAATATCATCTGATCATCAGAAGAAAAAAAGGTAAAAGGATTTTCGTCTGCTGAATCACAGGCTTCTCCGGCTCCATTCTTGCATTTCCATTTAAATAGAGTGTTGGGGATAACAAGCCTATATTCTTCTTGTTCCATGAGTCCGTGTATCTTTTGGGTGATTTTAAGTTCTTTTTGACGTGTTTCAACTATGATTTCCTGTGTAATAGCCCCGGAACTCTCCAAGGCAATCGCATGCTCAGAATAAGCCTGCCACTGCCAAAACAGCATGCCTGAAATGATTCCAGACAAAATAAAAAAAATAAGTAAGGATGCCTTCCACATTGCTATGCCCTCTTAATCAATTTTCTTTTAACCTAACAATACCAAAGGGAAGGTCATCCGTCACATTTATTTTGTATAAATTGTATGAAATTTCATCTTATATGCCCGGAAGAGTTTTTCAGGAAACGCAGGTGCAAGGATCATAAAATTTCTCGCCACATTCCTCAGTTCATTTTATGCAAAATCAAAGTCCATACCATGATCTGAAATACCGCTCACATCACCAATACTCATGCAGGTAAATGCCCAATCACTAAATGATACACCTTGTGACGATATAAATTCTTCAAGTTCGCCAAGGTTCAGGGAAAAGACATCCATATTATTAGCTGCTGCCAGCATCCCTTTTGCACTGAGTGCTGCGATGATGGAGACCACAACAAAACCATTCATATGATGAATATGCCTTTTTTCAATTGCAGAAATATCCGACTTTACTAAGTATGCTGCCCATAGAAGAAATGTCATCGAAAGAAAAAGGTAAAGCATTCATTCACTCTCCCCTCTGCTTTTTAGGTGCTACTTCTATTTTTATGCTGAAAATGATAAAGTATGGATGGACAAAAGGCATTTTATTTTTAAGAAGTGAATGCTAAGAGTTTTAAGGGGGTTCTAATTTTGATACAGCGTTTTATAGAAATTGGTGAAGGATACTCTGATATTTATGAATTAATTGAAATCGCCCGGGCAAATAAGCATCGATTGTCCCACATGGCTGCTTTCCATACGAGCATTGATAAAAAAGAAGTGGCCTCCCTGGCAGTCATACTGAAGCCGACAGACCCTGGCGGATTTCAGCCCTTATATATTTGCCGGGAAGGGATACCGAATCCAAAGGCAGCACCAAATAAACGATATGAATTATTCGCGGATGCTGCGGAAGACTTGAATAAGGAAATTATTCAGCTGACAGTAAAGCCTTCTGTTATTTTTAATGAAAAGGAATTATATTTTCAGTATTTGATTGGGATTTTAAGGCTTAATCACTATATTGCTCCGCTGCAATAAAAGATTTCACAAAAAGGCATGAGCTTATGCTCACGCCTTTTTAGATTCCCATTTTATAATCATATTCTTTAGCCTTGTCCGGTTTGGAATTTTCAAATTCCGTTTTAAGGAACGGCTTATAGGATGGCTCCACTTTTTTAACAAAAGAGTAGGAGTTTATCTTCTCCATAATTGTTTCCGTATCGGCAAGATCACAATATAGCACTACATATTTCAGCCGTTTTGAAACATAATGCACATTTCCAAATCTTCTTAACATTTTCGCCTGTTTTAATGAATAAAGCCATACAATTATTCCTTGCCTTTGACCAAGCATATAGTTTTCCCCTTCAGCGATCGTTTGTTTTATTTAGTCTAGCATAGAAAAATGACAGTTTTCAATGGGAAGGTTCAAACTGTGTACTAATCCCAAAACAAAAACCAGCATATGCTGGTTTTTTTAAGCAGAACACCCACAGCTGCCCCCAGAACCGCAGCCTCCTCCGCAGCTTGATTCAAAGAAGGGATTGCCGGCAGGAACTTTAATATGTTCAGAAACAGAACGCCCTATCAGCATGCTTACCTCATCCAGCAGGTTTTGCAGGCCAGTTTCGGCTCTTCTGAATTCTGCCACATGGGCATCCATATCCATGTCGCGCTTTAGCTCCCTTATGGACATCATCACTCTTTTGTATTCAGGATGATATTTGCCAAATCGCTGAACTTCTTCATACAGTTCTTTCATTTTGACAAAGTCCTGTATCTTCCTTTGTGTTTCACGGCTGTTCTTTAATTTATATAAACTTTTGCGGTAATGTTCCGCTTCCTCAGATTCAGTAATCATCGCTGCAAGTTCGTCAGCTTTGTCCAAAATAGCCATTCTTTCTAATGTAGCAAGCAAAACAGCTCACCTCCGTTTCTTATTTTATCATGAAACGGTTTAAAGCTAAAGCAAGTAAACTATGGGATCACCACAATAAACTCTCTTTTTGAAGATGCTTCATCACTGTTGCCTTTTATGAGCTCCAGTCCAATTCGATGCTTGCCTGATGGAAGTCCTTTGACTATAAAAGCAGCTGAATGGATTTCATCTTTCTTCTTTCCGTTTACATACAGCAGAATTTTGCCCTTTTCTTTGCTGCTTTGTTTCCTAAAGGAAACATCCTGCACAATGCATTCAACGAAAATGTCTCTTCCTTTCACCTGGTGCCTGACAAAAAAAGGATCTTTGGCTGCGCTTTCCACGCCTGAAGGAGCCATTAGAGATGCTGCTTCAACTTCTTTTACCGGACTGGCTTCCATTTTTGTTTCTGGTTCTGGTATATCTTTCTGGCATGCTGCAAGTACAAAAATAACCAGCAATAAGAAAATGCATTTTTGCCTTTTCATTATTTTACACTCCTTAATGATGTCATCCGTAACCATCTGATAAAGATAGTGTTTGCCCAGCAGCTTATTTTTACTCTGTAATTATTAAAGTGACAGCGCCTTGCCCACCACTGACACAAGTCAGGTGCTTGACAGAACAAATAAAAAGCTCTCTCGGGTACGAGAAAGCTTCCTAACTGGATTGAGAATTCATAGCCTGAAACATGCTCATCATCATGGAAGCCATTTGCACTCCATTAGTAAACTTTTCAACTTGGTGGGGAATCGTTTTTTTGTAATAATGCAGCGCGGCCACTTCAAGAGATTGAATTTCATTTGGATTTCTGCTCAGTGTTCTATACCAATGAGGCTGCTCACGTATAAATTGCTTTAGTTCCTTTTTTTGTTCAAGATACTCGACAATATCTTTTCTCATCTGTTTAACCCCTTAATCCTTATTAAATGTAAATGGGCTGCTTGGTTTAGTCATACTTGGCTTTGAGCCTCCTGATGGTTTCTGGCCGCCGCCTTGGAATTGGGAAATAACACCCTGCACTGCTGAAAGCGCCTGGCTGAGATTACTGATGTACCCCTGCATTTGATTCGCATCCATTTGCTTAAGAGTATCCATAATACTGCCCATCCAGTCACTTTTTTTCTCCTCTGGCTTTTGTGCTTCATCTTTGTTTTCTCTATAGGAATCCCACCTTGAATCTTCTTCCCCAAGCAAATACCAATCCTCATATAATTCCTGCCACGTTTTATTTCCAGCCCTGACTTCCTTGATGATTCGCGGATTCTGTTTAACAAACTCTTTAAACTTATCGACGGAGGGATGAAGTTTCGTTTTGGTCATGCCATATCACCTCGTTCTGATGCAAATGCCTATAATACCATATGAATAGGAATGGAAAAGGTGAAT is a genomic window containing:
- a CDS encoding stalk domain-containing protein, which produces MWKASLLIFFILSGIISGMLFWQWQAYSEHAIALESSGAITQEIIVETRQKELKITQKIHGLMEQEEYRLVIPNTLFKWKCKNGAGEACDSADENPFTFFSSDDQMIFEYTVPINERNKALLLTDWFVKFPGQKAEGLSITISDSFKREGSWAAGIRLKARKKLDHINYYYFEGKGNVPTLYWQQKPLLKKDINNAEVYSEEIQAASFNFKKLNEIGDLPFLTIIFTDQYPEYKDENILITSPRTKIAQLEKNLITILFQRKFSEDSQTWVIDVFTAGLLDMKPSSSKGSAVLQELQGELTEDELKAFLMQVIKVNSLNAEKLDKLLSDVKGLNTHFFTMNTKSDAPFVPLYFQKEKKLLVSGAEKASIDLIYRDGKRLLPFAATMKALGFEVKILSSEETMLLSKGNNSYRFYLNKNVFIYNEEDYGLLENPLTNQNGTVFMEIQWFKSLFGVTAEEGEREIQLKAEPD
- the coaD gene encoding pantetheine-phosphate adenylyltransferase; amino-acid sequence: MGGIAVCPGSFDPITYGHLDIIKRAAKVFEQVYVVVLNNSSKKPLFTVEERIQLIEEVTRDLKNVKVDSFQGLLMDYAKSVNANAVIRGLRAVSDFEYEMQITSMNRVLNDEVETFFIMTNNQYSFLSSSIVKEVAKYNGDISELVPDTVEKALKNKFQ
- a CDS encoding YlbE-like family protein; translation: MRKDIVEYLEQKKELKQFIREQPHWYRTLSRNPNEIQSLEVAALHYYKKTIPHQVEKFTNGVQMASMMMSMFQAMNSQSS
- a CDS encoding YlbF family regulator, producing MLATLERMAILDKADELAAMITESEEAEHYRKSLYKLKNSRETQRKIQDFVKMKELYEEVQRFGKYHPEYKRVMMSIRELKRDMDMDAHVAEFRRAETGLQNLLDEVSMLIGRSVSEHIKVPAGNPFFESSCGGGCGSGGSCGCSA
- a CDS encoding methylthioribose kinase; the protein is MIQRFIEIGEGYSDIYELIEIARANKHRLSHMAAFHTSIDKKEVASLAVILKPTDPGGFQPLYICREGIPNPKAAPNKRYELFADAAEDLNKEIIQLTVKPSVIFNEKELYFQYLIGILRLNHYIAPLQ
- the rsmD gene encoding 16S rRNA (guanine(966)-N(2))-methyltransferase RsmD; the encoded protein is MRVVSGTRKGKILKAVPGSSTRPTTDKVKEAIFNIIGPYFDGGLGLDLFAGSGGLGIEALSRGADKVIFVDRDGKAIQTIHENIRTCGFEEKVEVYRNDADRAIKAILKRDLVFDYIFLDPPYRKQQLLKLLKVIDENDLLSGQGTILCEHGSDVELPDTFGRLVQRKHENYGIISISIYSWAE
- a CDS encoding YlbD family protein → MTKTKLHPSVDKFKEFVKQNPRIIKEVRAGNKTWQELYEDWYLLGEEDSRWDSYRENKDEAQKPEEKKSDWMGSIMDTLKQMDANQMQGYISNLSQALSAVQGVISQFQGGGQKPSGGSKPSMTKPSSPFTFNKD
- a CDS encoding YlbG family protein, translating into MLGQRQGIIVWLYSLKQAKMLRRFGNVHYVSKRLKYVVLYCDLADTETIMEKINSYSFVKKVEPSYKPFLKTEFENSKPDKAKEYDYKMGI